GGTGTAAGTGCTGTCGAGCTGCTGAATGAAGGGGCGGCGGAAGCGCCCATAGGCAGCATAAGACTTAGAGCGATCGTGGCTGCAATGGCAGCATTGAGCGGTGTTCTCTTCTTTGACATTACAATTTCCTCCTTAAGAAAAAAGGTATATATTATCTCGCGAAAACATAGGTTAACGCGATGAAACCACCGATACCTAACAGAACCAGCCAGCATAGAGGGTGGCCGAAATTCAGCGTCCAGCCGACGCCTATTCTTTTCTCCATAAATAGGGCTGGATCCTGGCGGTTGAAATAGAACATGCCCAGCTTCCAGTGACTATCGTTATTCACCGGCGCGAGCTTGGAGCCCGCTGCTGGACGACTGATTCTGCTCCCGCCTTGACCTGTCCTGAAAGAGATCAGGAAGGCGAACAGAATGACGAAGATCGGGGTGAGCAAGCTGATAAGCATCAGGCTGTTCACATTGATCTGGCCCAGCATGTTAAGTTGAATCATCGAAAATAGGAGAAGCAGGGCGAAGCTTGACAGCACCGTAAATAGCGACCAGCTGCGGCGGAACACGATATTCTGACGGCGTGATCGCTGCGGATCATCTGCTTGAATCTGCTGTTTACTGTTGCGGATGCTCCAATTGATAAATATGAATAGCAGGGTCATAAAAGTCTGAATGATCGACGGGTAGAGGACTGAGCGATACGATTTGACTGCACTGCGAGTCACATTTCCCATGAGATCGAACTTCATTGGAATAAGGCTTGGTATTTGCTCATAGCGATTCAAGACGGCGATTAGTCCGGCAAGAATAATAACCACATGAATCAAGAACCACTTATTAGAGAGAACCAGTTTGCCTTGGCGGAAGCTCGTATCCACGGCCAGCATCGATGGAGCTGGGGTGGAAGGAAGCGAAGGAAGGAGTTTCTTCATTTTAAAATAATAGATCACATTCATAACTGCTGAGATCAGAATAACCATGACGATATAAGCGCCAATGACTCCGTTCTGCTGTACGGGATTACTGCGGAGAAGTTGGATAATGCAGAGGATGAACAAGACGGCATACAAAATACCGCTGTACATACTATAGGACCTGCGCATACGGTGCAGTGTCTCACTGCGGTAATTGTCCTCACTGACGGTTACACCGAAGCTTATCGTCTCTCGCGTTAAATAAGGCATAGCAGTTAAGGAAATCATCATGGGCAGAAATATAAGGGCAATCAAAAGGGAGGATAGTGTGCTCATGCTAATCATTCTCCTTGTCTGTCTGCGTTATTTCCTGGTATATCCGTTCAACTTCCAATAGCAACTGCTCTCTGCTCATTCCGCGGCAGATCGCTTCTGCGGCGATAGGCTTAAGCTCTCCGCGCATTTTGTTCCGGTAGTTCTTCGTAATCCCCGGCATACCGTCCGGGTTAATGACTACGCCCTTCTGGCGATGCACGAGGATGAATTCGTCTTGCTTGAGCAGCGTATACGCCTTATTGACAGTGTGAAGGTTAATGCCTATATCTGAGGCTAGGCTGCGTACGGAAGGCAGAGGCTCGCCCGGCTTCAAGCGCCCGCTGGCAATGCCCTCAATGATTTGATTTACTAACTGAGTGTATATCGGAAGCTCGGATTGCATATCAAGCTGGATAATCACAGCCGTCACCTTCTTTGTTCTAATTGTTATACTAATAATATAACAGACAACATAAATTAATGTAAACCATAAAAAAAACCTCCCATCCACCCTGAATTCTAAATTCAGGTGAATGGGAGGTCTGCTTATTACAATGAATGTATAATTCCAATCAAATTAGTTCGTCGCGCTGATCATTTGGCGCAGTACAGTCTGCAGAATACCACCATTATGGTAGTAGTCCACATCAACCATGCTGTCGAGGCGGGCGACTGCGGTAAATTCGAAGCTGCTTCCATCTTCGCGCGTTCCCACAACCTTCAACTCTTGTCCTGGCTTAACATCATTGCTCAGGCCGAGAATATCGAAGGTCTCCGTACCATCGATGTTCAGGATCTTCCAGCTCGTTCCTTCCTGGAACTGCAGTGGAAGCACACCCATGCCAACGAGGTTGCTGCGGTGGATTCGTTCGAAGCTCTCCGCGATAACAGCCTTAACGCCCAGCAAGTAAGTTCCTTTGGCTGCCCAGTCACGTGAGCTGCCTGTTCCGTATTCCTTGCCAGCGAGTACGACCAGGTTCTTACCTTCGCTTTGATATTTCATTGCCGCATCATAGATGGACATCACTTCGTCGGTTGGCAAGTACTTCGTTACGCCGCCTTCTGTGCCAGGGGCTACCTGGTTACGGATACGGATGTTAGCGAAGGTACCGCGCATCATGATCTCATGGTTGCCGCGACGAGAGCCGTAGGAGTTGAAGTCCTTGCGGGCCACTCCGCGCTCGTTCAAGTAATACCCGGCAGGGCTGGAAGGCGAGATGTTGCCGGCTGGCGAGATATGGTCGGTTGTAACCGAATCGCCGAGCAGAGCCAGCACGCTGGCACTGTGGATATCAGCGATATCCTGCATGCCATCGCCAATCTTCTCGAAGAACGGCGGATTCTGAATGTAGGTTGATTTCTCATCCCATTCATAGAGCTCGCCCTGAGGGACAGCAATCGAATTCCAGCGTTCATTTTGCGTAAAGACATGCTCATATTTGCTGCGGAACATCTCTGGACTAATCGAAGAAGCGATTGCTTCCTTGATCTCCATCGAAGTTGGCCAGATATCCTTCAGATAAACTGGCTCACCTTGTTGGTCATAGCCGAGCGGATCATTCTGGAGGTCGATGTTCACCGTACCAGCGATTGCATAGGCAACGACGAGCGGAGGCGAAGCGAGATAGTTCGCTTTGACCTGCGCGTGAACTCGTCCTTCGAAGTTACGGTTCCCGGACAATACAGCGGCAACTGTCAGGTCGTTATCGGCAATCGCGCTGCCGACTTCCTCTGGAAGCGGTCCGGAGTTGCCGATACAGGTAGCACAGCCGTAGCCTGCTACGTAGAAGCCGAGCTTC
The window above is part of the Paenibacillus lutimineralis genome. Proteins encoded here:
- a CDS encoding DUF1648 domain-containing protein, which translates into the protein MSTLSSLLIALIFLPMMISLTAMPYLTRETISFGVTVSEDNYRSETLHRMRRSYSMYSGILYAVLFILCIIQLLRSNPVQQNGVIGAYIVMVILISAVMNVIYYFKMKKLLPSLPSTPAPSMLAVDTSFRQGKLVLSNKWFLIHVVIILAGLIAVLNRYEQIPSLIPMKFDLMGNVTRSAVKSYRSVLYPSIIQTFMTLLFIFINWSIRNSKQQIQADDPQRSRRQNIVFRRSWSLFTVLSSFALLLLFSMIQLNMLGQINVNSLMLISLLTPIFVILFAFLISFRTGQGGSRISRPAAGSKLAPVNNDSHWKLGMFYFNRQDPALFMEKRIGVGWTLNFGHPLCWLVLLGIGGFIALTYVFAR
- a CDS encoding GntR family transcriptional regulator, with product MIIQLDMQSELPIYTQLVNQIIEGIASGRLKPGEPLPSVRSLASDIGINLHTVNKAYTLLKQDEFILVHRQKGVVINPDGMPGITKNYRNKMRGELKPIAAEAICRGMSREQLLLEVERIYQEITQTDKEND